A genomic stretch from Etheostoma cragini isolate CJK2018 chromosome 8, CSU_Ecrag_1.0, whole genome shotgun sequence includes:
- the slc1a2b gene encoding excitatory amino acid transporter 2b isoform X3 produces the protein MYIALTSTPTEMNANSMPKQVEVRMHESHLEPIEARPQSKCANICSKMFKNLLLTLTVLGVILGAVSGTLLRVASPIHPDIVMVIAFPGDILMRMLKMLILPLIISSLITGLAGLDAKSSGRLGTRAMVYYMSTTIIAAVLGVILVLVIHPGNPKLKEHLGPGEKNDDVSSLDAFFDLIRNLFPENLVQACFQQIQTVTKKVEVAIEEDVNATTMEGLVANITKDPQFIVKKSLQFKSGMNVLGLIGFFIAFGICMGKMGEKARLMLEFFSILNEIVMKLVICIMWYSPFGIACLICGKIISIKDLEVVARQLGMYMVTVIIGLIIHGAIFLPAIYFAIVRKNPFTFFLGIFQAWITALGTASSAGTLPVTFRCLEENLGIDKRVTRFVLPVGATINMDGTALYEAVAAIFIAQMNGIVLDPGQIVTVSLTATLASVGAASIPSAGLVTMLLILTAVGLPTQDISLLVAVDWLLDRFRTSVNVVGDSYGAGIVYHLSKAELEELDAHAAKSDDIEMMTKTQSYYDDMKNHHENNSNQ, from the exons TGCCAACAGTATGCCTAAACAAGTTGAGGTGAGGATGCACGAGAGTCACCTGGAGCCCATTGAGGCCAGGCCTCAGTCCAAATGTGCCAACATCTGCTCCAAGATGTTCAAGAACCTTCTGCTCACACTCACCGTCCTCG GTGTGATCTTGGGAGCTGTATCAGGGACGTTGCTTCGTGTCGCCTCCCCGATCCACCCAGATATTGTCATGGTGATTGCTTTTCCCGGAGACATCCTGATGAGAATGCTGAAGATGTTGATCCTGCCTCTCATCATCTCCAGTTTAATCACAG GTCTGGCAGGTTTGGATGCCAAATCCAGCGGTCGCCTTGGCACCAGAGCCATGGTCTACTACATGTCCACCACTATTATTGCTGCTGTCTTGGGAGTCATCCTGGTGTTAGTCATCCACCCTGGCAACCCCAAACTGAAGGAGCATCTGGGCCCGGGCGAGAAAAACGATGACGTGTCCAGCTTAGATGCCTTCTTTGATCTGATCAGAAACTTATTCCCAGAGAACCTGGTGCAGGCCTGTTTCCAACAG ATCCAGACCGTTACAAAGAAGGTAGAGGTGGCCATTGAGGAGGATGTCAATGCCACCACCATGGAGGGCCTGGTGGCTAACATTACCAAGGATCCTCAGTTCATTGTCAAAAAGTCACTGCAGTTCAAAAGTGGCATGAATGTTCTGG GTCTGATTGGTTTCTTTATTGCATTTGGCATCTGCATGGGCAAGATGGGAGAGAAGGCCAGACTCATGCTTGAATTCTTCAGTATCCTCAATGAGATTGTGATGAAACTTGTCATCTGTATCATGTG GTACTCTCCCTTTGGTATTGCCTGTCTTATCTGTGGTAAGATCATCTCCATCAAGGACCTGGAGGTGGTGGCCAGGCAGCTGGGCATGTACATGGTGACTGTGATTATTGGCCTCATCATCCACGGAGCAATCTTCCTGCCCGCCATCTACTTTGCTATTGTCAGAAAAAATCCCTTCACCTTCTTCCTGGGCATCTTCCAGGCCTGGATCACTGCCCTTGGGACAGCCTCCAG TGCTGGTACACTTCCTGTCACCTTCCGTTGTCTGGAGGAGAACTTAGGTATTGACAAGAGAGTCACTCGTTTTGTGCTCCCAGTCGGTGCCACCATCAACATGGATGGAACTGCTCTGTATGAGGCGGTTGCAGCTATCTTCATTGCCCAAATGAACGGCATCGTACTTGACCCTGGTCAGATTGTCACTGTCAG CCTGACAGCCACCCTGGCCAGTGTTGGAGCGGCCAGTATTCCCAGTGCCGGCCTGGTGACTATGCTCTTGATCCTGACCGCTGTAGGTCTGCCAACCCAAGACATCAGTCTGCTGGTTGCTGTTGACTGGCTGCT GGATCGATTCAGGACATCGGTGAACGTGGTGGGTGACTCCTACGGTGCAGGCATCGTGTACCACCTCTCCAAGGCTGAGCTTGAGGAGTTGGACGCACACGCAGCCAAATCCGATGACATTGAAATGATGACAAAGACCCAGTCTTATTACGATGACATGAAGAACCACCACGAAAACAATTCCAACCA GTAA
- the slc1a2b gene encoding excitatory amino acid transporter 2b isoform X1 — protein sequence MYIALTSTPTEMNANSMPKQVEVRMHESHLEPIEARPQSKCANICSKMFKNLLLTLTVLGVILGAVSGTLLRVASPIHPDIVMVIAFPGDILMRMLKMLILPLIISSLITGLAGLDAKSSGRLGTRAMVYYMSTTIIAAVLGVILVLVIHPGNPKLKEHLGPGEKNDDVSSLDAFFDLIRNLFPENLVQACFQQIQTVTKKVEVAIEEDVNATTMEGLVANITKDPQFIVKKSLQFKSGMNVLGLIGFFIAFGICMGKMGEKARLMLEFFSILNEIVMKLVICIMWYSPFGIACLICGKIISIKDLEVVARQLGMYMVTVIIGLIIHGAIFLPAIYFAIVRKNPFTFFLGIFQAWITALGTASSAGTLPVTFRCLEENLGIDKRVTRFVLPVGATINMDGTALYEAVAAIFIAQMNGIVLDPGQIVTVSLTATLASVGAASIPSAGLVTMLLILTAVGLPTQDISLLVAVDWLLDRFRTSVNVVGDSYGAGIVYHLSKAELEELDAHAAKSDDIEMMTKTQSYYDDMKNHHENNSNQCVITSTATASTTSTATATANNSVVVDECKVTSATNGSAAECTLVDEGPWKHE from the exons TGCCAACAGTATGCCTAAACAAGTTGAGGTGAGGATGCACGAGAGTCACCTGGAGCCCATTGAGGCCAGGCCTCAGTCCAAATGTGCCAACATCTGCTCCAAGATGTTCAAGAACCTTCTGCTCACACTCACCGTCCTCG GTGTGATCTTGGGAGCTGTATCAGGGACGTTGCTTCGTGTCGCCTCCCCGATCCACCCAGATATTGTCATGGTGATTGCTTTTCCCGGAGACATCCTGATGAGAATGCTGAAGATGTTGATCCTGCCTCTCATCATCTCCAGTTTAATCACAG GTCTGGCAGGTTTGGATGCCAAATCCAGCGGTCGCCTTGGCACCAGAGCCATGGTCTACTACATGTCCACCACTATTATTGCTGCTGTCTTGGGAGTCATCCTGGTGTTAGTCATCCACCCTGGCAACCCCAAACTGAAGGAGCATCTGGGCCCGGGCGAGAAAAACGATGACGTGTCCAGCTTAGATGCCTTCTTTGATCTGATCAGAAACTTATTCCCAGAGAACCTGGTGCAGGCCTGTTTCCAACAG ATCCAGACCGTTACAAAGAAGGTAGAGGTGGCCATTGAGGAGGATGTCAATGCCACCACCATGGAGGGCCTGGTGGCTAACATTACCAAGGATCCTCAGTTCATTGTCAAAAAGTCACTGCAGTTCAAAAGTGGCATGAATGTTCTGG GTCTGATTGGTTTCTTTATTGCATTTGGCATCTGCATGGGCAAGATGGGAGAGAAGGCCAGACTCATGCTTGAATTCTTCAGTATCCTCAATGAGATTGTGATGAAACTTGTCATCTGTATCATGTG GTACTCTCCCTTTGGTATTGCCTGTCTTATCTGTGGTAAGATCATCTCCATCAAGGACCTGGAGGTGGTGGCCAGGCAGCTGGGCATGTACATGGTGACTGTGATTATTGGCCTCATCATCCACGGAGCAATCTTCCTGCCCGCCATCTACTTTGCTATTGTCAGAAAAAATCCCTTCACCTTCTTCCTGGGCATCTTCCAGGCCTGGATCACTGCCCTTGGGACAGCCTCCAG TGCTGGTACACTTCCTGTCACCTTCCGTTGTCTGGAGGAGAACTTAGGTATTGACAAGAGAGTCACTCGTTTTGTGCTCCCAGTCGGTGCCACCATCAACATGGATGGAACTGCTCTGTATGAGGCGGTTGCAGCTATCTTCATTGCCCAAATGAACGGCATCGTACTTGACCCTGGTCAGATTGTCACTGTCAG CCTGACAGCCACCCTGGCCAGTGTTGGAGCGGCCAGTATTCCCAGTGCCGGCCTGGTGACTATGCTCTTGATCCTGACCGCTGTAGGTCTGCCAACCCAAGACATCAGTCTGCTGGTTGCTGTTGACTGGCTGCT GGATCGATTCAGGACATCGGTGAACGTGGTGGGTGACTCCTACGGTGCAGGCATCGTGTACCACCTCTCCAAGGCTGAGCTTGAGGAGTTGGACGCACACGCAGCCAAATCCGATGACATTGAAATGATGACAAAGACCCAGTCTTATTACGATGACATGAAGAACCACCACGAAAACAATTCCAACCAGTGCGTCATAACCTCTACCGCTACCGCTAGCACAACCTCTACCGCTACCGCCACTGCTAACAATTCTGTCGTAGTAGATGAATGCAAG GTAACCTCAGCCACTAACGGCTCTGCTGCGGAGTGCACGCTTGTTGACGAGGGACCATGGAAACATGAATAA
- the slc1a2b gene encoding excitatory amino acid transporter 2b isoform X2 has translation MPKQVEVRMHESHLEPIEARPQSKCANICSKMFKNLLLTLTVLGVILGAVSGTLLRVASPIHPDIVMVIAFPGDILMRMLKMLILPLIISSLITGLAGLDAKSSGRLGTRAMVYYMSTTIIAAVLGVILVLVIHPGNPKLKEHLGPGEKNDDVSSLDAFFDLIRNLFPENLVQACFQQIQTVTKKVEVAIEEDVNATTMEGLVANITKDPQFIVKKSLQFKSGMNVLGLIGFFIAFGICMGKMGEKARLMLEFFSILNEIVMKLVICIMWYSPFGIACLICGKIISIKDLEVVARQLGMYMVTVIIGLIIHGAIFLPAIYFAIVRKNPFTFFLGIFQAWITALGTASSAGTLPVTFRCLEENLGIDKRVTRFVLPVGATINMDGTALYEAVAAIFIAQMNGIVLDPGQIVTVSLTATLASVGAASIPSAGLVTMLLILTAVGLPTQDISLLVAVDWLLDRFRTSVNVVGDSYGAGIVYHLSKAELEELDAHAAKSDDIEMMTKTQSYYDDMKNHHENNSNQCVITSTATASTTSTATATANNSVVVDECKVTSATNGSAAECTLVDEGPWKHE, from the exons ATGCCTAAACAAGTTGAGGTGAGGATGCACGAGAGTCACCTGGAGCCCATTGAGGCCAGGCCTCAGTCCAAATGTGCCAACATCTGCTCCAAGATGTTCAAGAACCTTCTGCTCACACTCACCGTCCTCG GTGTGATCTTGGGAGCTGTATCAGGGACGTTGCTTCGTGTCGCCTCCCCGATCCACCCAGATATTGTCATGGTGATTGCTTTTCCCGGAGACATCCTGATGAGAATGCTGAAGATGTTGATCCTGCCTCTCATCATCTCCAGTTTAATCACAG GTCTGGCAGGTTTGGATGCCAAATCCAGCGGTCGCCTTGGCACCAGAGCCATGGTCTACTACATGTCCACCACTATTATTGCTGCTGTCTTGGGAGTCATCCTGGTGTTAGTCATCCACCCTGGCAACCCCAAACTGAAGGAGCATCTGGGCCCGGGCGAGAAAAACGATGACGTGTCCAGCTTAGATGCCTTCTTTGATCTGATCAGAAACTTATTCCCAGAGAACCTGGTGCAGGCCTGTTTCCAACAG ATCCAGACCGTTACAAAGAAGGTAGAGGTGGCCATTGAGGAGGATGTCAATGCCACCACCATGGAGGGCCTGGTGGCTAACATTACCAAGGATCCTCAGTTCATTGTCAAAAAGTCACTGCAGTTCAAAAGTGGCATGAATGTTCTGG GTCTGATTGGTTTCTTTATTGCATTTGGCATCTGCATGGGCAAGATGGGAGAGAAGGCCAGACTCATGCTTGAATTCTTCAGTATCCTCAATGAGATTGTGATGAAACTTGTCATCTGTATCATGTG GTACTCTCCCTTTGGTATTGCCTGTCTTATCTGTGGTAAGATCATCTCCATCAAGGACCTGGAGGTGGTGGCCAGGCAGCTGGGCATGTACATGGTGACTGTGATTATTGGCCTCATCATCCACGGAGCAATCTTCCTGCCCGCCATCTACTTTGCTATTGTCAGAAAAAATCCCTTCACCTTCTTCCTGGGCATCTTCCAGGCCTGGATCACTGCCCTTGGGACAGCCTCCAG TGCTGGTACACTTCCTGTCACCTTCCGTTGTCTGGAGGAGAACTTAGGTATTGACAAGAGAGTCACTCGTTTTGTGCTCCCAGTCGGTGCCACCATCAACATGGATGGAACTGCTCTGTATGAGGCGGTTGCAGCTATCTTCATTGCCCAAATGAACGGCATCGTACTTGACCCTGGTCAGATTGTCACTGTCAG CCTGACAGCCACCCTGGCCAGTGTTGGAGCGGCCAGTATTCCCAGTGCCGGCCTGGTGACTATGCTCTTGATCCTGACCGCTGTAGGTCTGCCAACCCAAGACATCAGTCTGCTGGTTGCTGTTGACTGGCTGCT GGATCGATTCAGGACATCGGTGAACGTGGTGGGTGACTCCTACGGTGCAGGCATCGTGTACCACCTCTCCAAGGCTGAGCTTGAGGAGTTGGACGCACACGCAGCCAAATCCGATGACATTGAAATGATGACAAAGACCCAGTCTTATTACGATGACATGAAGAACCACCACGAAAACAATTCCAACCAGTGCGTCATAACCTCTACCGCTACCGCTAGCACAACCTCTACCGCTACCGCCACTGCTAACAATTCTGTCGTAGTAGATGAATGCAAG GTAACCTCAGCCACTAACGGCTCTGCTGCGGAGTGCACGCTTGTTGACGAGGGACCATGGAAACATGAATAA